A region of Lacinutrix sp. Hel_I_90 DNA encodes the following proteins:
- a CDS encoding DoxX family protein — protein sequence MIVFKIILLFTSFAFAYYGYNCLRNNLMISEFKRFGLTKKQRQLTGVLQIMGATGLVLGLFHLWIGLFASGGLAVLMLLGFGVRLKIKDSFLQAIPSFVFILINVYLLYVFLQLI from the coding sequence TTGATAGTCTTTAAAATCATCTTACTATTTACCAGTTTTGCATTTGCCTATTATGGGTACAATTGCTTGCGAAACAATCTCATGATTAGTGAATTCAAACGTTTTGGACTTACAAAAAAACAAAGACAACTTACTGGTGTTCTACAAATTATGGGCGCTACAGGATTAGTACTAGGCTTATTTCATTTATGGATTGGTCTTTTTGCTTCGGGTGGACTAGCCGTGTTAATGCTTTTAGGTTTTGGTGTAAGACTAAAAATAAAAGACAGTTTTTTGCAGGCCATACCCTCATTCGTATTTATCCTTATTAATGTCTATTTATTATATGTTTTCTTACAGCTTATTTAA
- a CDS encoding sulfurtransferase, producing the protein MSKITRNSHSVSVQWLHDHLQDENSLVFDASIPKVTADKSDDRDVQIPNTQFFDIKNKFSDTEARFPNTMPSEKQFQEEARKLGVNQDSTIIAYDDLGLYSSARVWWLFKIFGHDNVAVLDGGLPEWINQGYKTEAKQENNKPIGDFEAKYNAKHVVYYDHLEALSKDSKFKIIDARSSDRFNGLVAEPRAGLRSGTISNSVNLPYHQVLNGTTLKPEPELRLIFKTLANENQHLVFSCGSGITASVLSLAATIAGYKNSVYDGSWTEYGTLKTN; encoded by the coding sequence ATGTCAAAAATCACGCGCAATAGTCACTCGGTTTCAGTACAATGGTTACACGATCATTTACAAGATGAGAATAGTCTTGTTTTCGACGCCAGTATACCTAAAGTTACGGCAGACAAGAGTGATGACAGGGATGTACAAATTCCTAACACACAATTTTTCGATATTAAAAATAAATTTAGTGACACAGAAGCTCGGTTTCCAAATACGATGCCATCTGAAAAGCAATTTCAAGAGGAAGCAAGAAAATTGGGTGTTAATCAGGACAGTACTATTATTGCTTACGACGATTTAGGCCTGTATTCAAGTGCACGTGTCTGGTGGCTATTTAAAATATTTGGGCACGATAATGTAGCCGTTTTAGACGGTGGTTTACCAGAATGGATTAATCAAGGTTATAAAACGGAAGCGAAACAAGAAAATAACAAACCTATTGGAGATTTTGAAGCCAAATATAATGCAAAACATGTGGTGTATTATGATCATTTAGAGGCACTTTCAAAAGACTCAAAATTTAAAATTATCGATGCGCGCTCAAGTGATCGGTTTAATGGTTTAGTAGCAGAACCAAGGGCAGGATTACGAAGCGGAACGATTTCTAATTCAGTAAATTTACCATACCACCAGGTCCTTAATGGAACAACACTAAAACCAGAACCAGAATTAAGATTAATTTTTAAAACGCTAGCGAATGAAAATCAGCATTTGGTGTTTTCTTGTGGCTCTGGTATTACGGCTTCTGTATTAAGTTTAGCTGCAACTATTGCGGGATACAAGAATAGTGTTTACGATGGCTCATGGACAGAATACGGCACCTTAAAAACAAATTAA
- a CDS encoding UDP-2,3-diacylglucosamine diphosphatase gives MNLKRKVEVAVISDVHLGTYGCHAKQLLTYLNSITPKTLILNGDIVDIWQFSKRYFPKSHLQVIKKIMDFAADGVDVIYITGNHDEMLRKFSGTKIGNISIVDKKVMTLDGKKAWFFHGDVFDASIQNAKWLAKLGGYGYDLLILFNRFINWILVTMGKERYSLSKKIKNSVKRAIKYISDFEEVATDLAIENGYDYVICGHIHQPKMIVKKNKKGETMYLNSGDWIENFTALEYQFKRWKIYNYNTDKRSAFFADEDIKTMDIQDLISAITIFNPKAVKRQ, from the coding sequence TTGAACCTAAAACGAAAAGTAGAAGTAGCAGTAATATCAGATGTTCATCTTGGAACCTACGGCTGTCATGCTAAGCAATTGCTTACTTATTTGAATAGTATTACTCCTAAAACGCTCATTCTTAATGGCGATATTGTAGATATCTGGCAGTTTAGCAAGCGTTACTTTCCAAAATCACATTTACAGGTGATCAAGAAAATAATGGATTTTGCTGCAGATGGTGTAGACGTTATATACATTACAGGAAATCATGATGAAATGCTGAGAAAATTCAGCGGTACAAAAATTGGTAATATTTCTATTGTCGATAAAAAAGTCATGACTTTAGATGGTAAAAAAGCCTGGTTCTTTCACGGTGATGTTTTTGATGCTTCCATTCAAAATGCCAAATGGTTAGCAAAATTAGGTGGCTATGGTTACGATTTACTAATTCTTTTTAATCGCTTTATAAACTGGATATTAGTTACGATGGGAAAAGAACGCTATTCGCTTTCTAAAAAAATAAAGAACAGTGTAAAAAGAGCTATAAAATACATTAGTGATTTTGAGGAAGTTGCAACAGACTTAGCCATTGAAAACGGCTATGATTATGTAATTTGCGGTCACATCCACCAACCAAAAATGATTGTAAAAAAGAACAAAAAAGGGGAAACGATGTATTTAAACTCTGGTGACTGGATAGAAAATTTTACTGCATTAGAGTATCAGTTTAAGCGTTGGAAAATATACAATTACAATACCGATAAACGTTCCGCTTTTTTTGCAGATGAAGATATTAAAACCATGGACATCCAGGATTTAATTTCGGCAATCACAATTTTTAATCCTAAAGCGGTTAAACGGCAATAA
- a CDS encoding dicarboxylate/amino acid:cation symporter — translation MKKLELHWKIIIGMVLGILFGFLMNAVGGGKGFVTDWIAPFGTIFINLLKLIAVPLILASLIKGISDLKDISKIKSMGLRTIIIYVGTTLIAIVIGLSIVNVIKPGAGMPQDTIEKIKLKYENDADVSDKLMKASAQKDAGPLQALVDIFPSNIFQSLGDASMLQVIFFALFVGICLLLIPEKKAKPLIDFFDSLNEVVMKMVDLIMLFAPYAVFALMANVIIAFDDTEILLKLLNYALCVVGGLALMIGFYLVLVKVYTKKSPLWFLKQISPAQLLAFSTSSSAATLPVTMERVEEHLGVDKEVSGFVLPVGATVNMDGTSLYQGIAAVFIMQVIWPEGLTFTNQLVIIATALLASIGSAAVPSAGMVMLVIVLESIGFPAELLPIGLALIFAVDRPLDMCRTVVNVTGDATVSMMVAKSLDKLHEPRPKEWDDNYEAVK, via the coding sequence ATGAAAAAACTAGAATTACACTGGAAAATTATAATAGGCATGGTATTAGGAATCCTCTTTGGATTCCTAATGAACGCTGTAGGTGGCGGAAAAGGCTTTGTTACCGATTGGATTGCACCCTTTGGAACAATCTTTATCAACCTTTTAAAACTTATCGCTGTACCATTAATTTTAGCTTCTTTAATTAAAGGTATCTCGGATTTAAAAGACATTTCTAAGATTAAATCGATGGGATTACGTACCATTATTATTTATGTAGGTACAACTTTAATCGCGATTGTAATAGGGCTATCAATTGTTAATGTTATAAAGCCCGGCGCAGGAATGCCTCAGGATACGATTGAGAAAATCAAATTAAAATACGAGAATGATGCCGATGTTAGCGATAAGCTAATGAAAGCATCAGCTCAAAAAGATGCTGGACCTTTGCAAGCTTTGGTGGATATTTTTCCAAGCAATATCTTTCAATCTTTGGGAGATGCCAGTATGCTGCAAGTTATTTTCTTTGCTTTATTTGTAGGGATCTGTTTATTGCTTATTCCTGAGAAAAAGGCAAAACCATTAATTGATTTTTTCGACTCGCTCAACGAAGTCGTCATGAAAATGGTTGATTTAATAATGCTATTTGCACCCTATGCTGTATTTGCTTTAATGGCAAATGTGATTATTGCTTTTGACGATACCGAAATTCTATTAAAGTTATTAAACTACGCGCTATGTGTTGTAGGAGGCTTAGCCTTAATGATAGGTTTCTATCTTGTTTTAGTTAAAGTATACACTAAAAAATCGCCACTTTGGTTTTTAAAGCAAATAAGTCCCGCACAATTATTGGCTTTTTCAACAAGTTCAAGTGCAGCGACATTACCAGTTACTATGGAGCGTGTAGAAGAACATTTAGGTGTAGATAAAGAAGTCTCGGGTTTTGTTTTACCAGTGGGTGCAACCGTGAATATGGATGGTACGAGTTTATATCAAGGTATTGCAGCGGTATTTATCATGCAGGTGATTTGGCCAGAAGGCTTAACATTTACTAATCAATTGGTTATTATTGCAACAGCATTATTAGCCTCTATAGGAAGTGCCGCAGTACCAAGTGCAGGTATGGTTATGCTGGTTATCGTTTTAGAATCTATTGGTTTTCCTGCGGAATTACTACCAATTGGTTTAGCCTTAATTTTTGCTGTAGACAGACCATTAGATATGTGCAGAACTGTAGTTAACGTTACTGGAGATGCTACCGTATCTATGATGGTCGCAAAGTCATTAGATAAATTGCATGAGCCAAGACCAAAAGAGTGGGATGATAATTATGAAGCAGTAAAATAA
- a CDS encoding DoxX family protein → MLYLNIVIKIIIALSVLNVWLLRYNKSSPYRGGDAETIKEEFTAYGLPEWVMKIIGSLKVLLSLVLLISIFYRSIEDFAAGGIAILMLGAIGMHLKIGDSLKKSMPAFIFLVLSLVIIWI, encoded by the coding sequence ATGCTCTATTTAAATATTGTAATTAAAATCATTATTGCACTTAGTGTTCTTAATGTATGGCTATTGCGCTATAACAAGTCATCACCTTATCGAGGAGGCGATGCAGAAACAATAAAAGAAGAATTTACAGCCTATGGTTTACCAGAATGGGTAATGAAAATTATAGGTTCTTTAAAGGTTTTACTATCTCTAGTATTATTAATTTCAATATTTTATAGGAGTATCGAAGACTTTGCAGCAGGAGGTATTGCTATTTTAATGCTAGGTGCTATAGGGATGCATTTAAAAATAGGAGATTCCCTAAAAAAATCTATGCCTGCTTTTATCTTTCTAGTCTTATCTCTTGTAATCATCTGGATTTAA
- the aroC gene encoding chorismate synthase: MAGNSFGKIFNLTTFGESHGVAIGGVIDGCPPNIALDFDAIQQEMNRRKPGQSTIVTQRKEPDEVKFLSGIFEGKTTGTPIGFIIENANQKSQDYSHIKDSYRPSHADYVYDKKYGHRDYRGGGRSSARETASRVVAGAIAKQLLKDIKINAFTSSVGEIFIDKPYQELDFSKIESNDIRCPDTATAEKMIAKVKEIRKAGDTIGGTITCVIQNVPVGLGEPVFDKLHADLGKAMLSINAVKGFEYGSGFCGAKMKGSEHNDPFNNDGTTKTNFSGGIQGGISNGMDIYFRVAFKPVATLIQNYETIDKDGNTVKMQGKGRHDPCVLPRAVPIVEAMAALVIADFWLLNKLY; encoded by the coding sequence ATGGCTGGAAATTCATTTGGAAAAATCTTTAATCTCACCACATTTGGAGAATCTCATGGCGTAGCCATTGGTGGTGTTATCGATGGTTGCCCACCCAATATCGCATTAGATTTTGATGCGATTCAACAAGAAATGAACAGACGTAAGCCGGGACAATCAACTATTGTTACGCAACGTAAAGAACCAGACGAAGTTAAATTTTTATCTGGTATTTTTGAGGGCAAAACCACGGGGACACCTATTGGTTTTATTATTGAAAATGCAAATCAGAAATCACAAGATTATTCGCATATAAAAGATTCATATCGTCCAAGTCACGCCGATTATGTGTATGATAAAAAATACGGACACCGCGACTACCGTGGCGGCGGACGAAGTTCTGCACGCGAAACAGCAAGCAGAGTAGTCGCTGGAGCGATTGCAAAACAACTTTTAAAAGACATTAAGATTAATGCATTCACCTCTTCAGTAGGTGAGATTTTTATAGATAAACCCTATCAGGAATTAGATTTTAGTAAAATTGAATCTAACGACATTAGGTGCCCAGATACGGCTACTGCAGAAAAAATGATTGCCAAAGTAAAAGAAATAAGAAAAGCGGGAGATACTATTGGCGGTACGATTACCTGTGTCATTCAAAATGTACCCGTTGGTTTAGGAGAACCTGTTTTCGATAAATTACATGCCGATTTGGGTAAAGCCATGTTGTCTATAAATGCAGTAAAAGGTTTTGAATATGGTAGCGGCTTTTGTGGTGCTAAAATGAAAGGTAGCGAACATAATGACCCCTTTAATAATGACGGTACTACAAAAACCAACTTTTCAGGAGGAATTCAAGGCGGTATAAGTAATGGTATGGACATTTACTTTAGAGTAGCTTTTAAACCTGTAGCAACGTTGATTCAAAATTATGAAACCATAGATAAAGACGGGAATACCGTTAAGATGCAAGGTAAAGGGCGTCATGACCCTTGTGTCTTACCAAGAGCAGTGCCTATTGTTGAAGCAATGGCAGCTTTGGTTATTGCCGATTTTTGGTTGTTGAATAAGTTGTATTAA